From Chrysiogenia bacterium, a single genomic window includes:
- a CDS encoding enoyl-CoA hydratase/isomerase family protein, whose amino-acid sequence MSFENLTYECAENGVLTIRFNRPDKLNAMTEAMGDDLIAAVEKARAEPGARVVVLSGEGKAFCAGGDMTMIKNNTKRTVLENTDGMKAFYERFLRIRDIPVPTIASIQGAAIGAGLCIAMACDIRLATENAKLAVNFTALGLHPGMGATWLLPRVVGMPHASELLFSSRRINGAEAQRIGLVNRAVPEGELDAATKALAEEIAACAPVAVRLTKKALRQSQESTLTDQLNFEAIQQAVTFSGKDVLEGTDAVMAKRKPVFTGE is encoded by the coding sequence ATGTCCTTCGAGAATCTGACCTACGAGTGCGCCGAAAACGGCGTCCTGACCATTCGCTTCAACCGTCCCGACAAGCTCAACGCCATGACCGAGGCCATGGGTGATGATCTCATTGCCGCCGTTGAAAAGGCGCGCGCCGAGCCCGGTGCCCGCGTTGTCGTGCTCTCTGGTGAGGGCAAGGCGTTCTGCGCCGGCGGCGACATGACCATGATCAAGAACAACACAAAGCGCACCGTGCTCGAAAACACCGACGGCATGAAGGCCTTCTACGAGCGCTTCCTGCGCATCCGCGACATCCCGGTGCCGACCATCGCCTCGATCCAGGGCGCGGCCATCGGCGCGGGGCTCTGCATCGCCATGGCCTGCGACATTCGCCTGGCCACCGAGAATGCCAAGCTGGCGGTGAACTTCACAGCGCTGGGACTGCACCCGGGCATGGGTGCCACGTGGCTGCTGCCGCGGGTCGTCGGCATGCCCCATGCCAGTGAGCTGCTCTTCTCCAGCCGCCGCATCAACGGCGCCGAGGCCCAGCGTATCGGTCTGGTAAACCGCGCGGTGCCCGAGGGGGAGCTGGACGCAGCAACGAAGGCGCTGGCCGAGGAGATCGCCGCCTGCGCCCCTGTGGCAGTGCGGCTCACCAAGAAGGCGCTTCGCCAGTCGCAGGAAAGCACGCTCACCGATCAGCTTAATTTTGAGGCCATCCAGCAGGCGGTGACATTCTCGGGCAAGGACGTGCTCGAGGGAACCGACGCCGTCATGGCCAAGCGCAAGCCCGTCTTCACAGGCGAGTAA